The nucleotide window ACTACCGAAATGGGGTTAAACAATACTACTGTTGAACCAGTCTCAACTTGGTCCCCTGATTGCTATTGGGATGAGAAGACTGCTTGTTCTTGCGTTGGCAATGGCGATGTTAATTGTACTATTCCCGACGGACTCAATACTATTAGCATCTCATTTAATTCTACATCGCAGGAGCTGTTTGTAAGGTGTATTGgagacacaaaaacaaatatcaatTTTCTACTTGAGCGCGAACTTCAGtcaattttacttaaaaccCGTTATTTAGAAGTCCTAGATTGCATCAATTTTACGCCCGAAATCTATATGAACGGCAATGTGCGGGAAatcgtaaaaaatatgaatgagCTGTTTGAGGTAACATTAATCTATAACGCCGACTTTGCTGCAAAACCAAAGAaagattttcttcaatttcaagATGTCTCGCACCTACAATTAATTGTAAAATCAACAGCAGATATTTTAAGCATACCAACTGACATATTTTCTAAACTTGACCAACTGGAAACGCTTACGCTCAGCTTACAAGGTCTAAGAAACCAGAACTTAACGCTGCAAAACTTGACGCAAACTCACTTTGAAAACGTCACTACACTCAGACAACTTGACCTAGCcacaaataatatgaaaatagtgGACGCAAATATCTTTGCAGGGCTAACGATATTGAATTGTCTGAATTAGAGCCGTAATGAAATCCGGGAATTGCCCGAAAATCTATTTGCAAATCAGAGTAACCTTTTAATACTGGATCTGAGTCACAATTTATTGACACATTTACCGCCACACCTTTTCGAACAAACTCTTTGGCTACGGCAGTTGAAACTTGGTGGCAATCATTTACACGATACCACAAGTCTTATGGAAAATCTGAAACCGCTGCATTATCTAATAAGGCTAGACTTAAGTCAGAACAAACTGCAAACTATTTTGAGCACTGAGACATCTGTCAACACAACGCGAAGTTTACTGAACCATTTTCAATACAGGATATTGAGCAGGTATTATACCTCAACGGTCGGTCTTAATTATCTCATGAATTTGCAACCAGAAAATTACAAAGGTGCCAACCTTAACTCAATAATAATCAATTTAAGTGGCAATCGTTTGCGCGAATTCAATTTGGATTGGCTTGTAGCAGCGAACATTACATGCTCTTTTGAAATAAACCTAGAGCACAATTTGATTAAAAACGTGTTtgcttcacaaaatttattcaataCAACTGACGATTGTACGCGCGAAATCAAAATGACTGGAAATCCGGTCGCGTGCGATTGTAAATATCCCTGGATTTACAGTGAAAACTATCATTCGTTGTTCAATCGTTTGCAGTGCGTTCAGACGTCAACCAAACTAAAAACAGATCTAGCGCAGATGGAGAGTAATGAACTGTGTGCTTGGGAACCAATAATGTGCCCCAGCAAATGCAACTGTTACGCACAATCTGAATTCCTGTACATCAATTGCAAGGGTGCGCAACATATCGAACAGCTCCCACGCCCCGAGCAAGTTGGACTGAATAGCTCGGTACTCGATATTAGCGGtaataatttcattgtattgCCGCTAAACACCACTTTCGGCTATGGTAACGTTTCACAACTCAACGCGTCGCACAATAAAATCACGAACATAAGTCTGACTCAACTGCCGCCCAATTTGACGGTTTTGGATCTACGAAATAATCGCTTAAAATCTCTAAGTGATGAGTTTTTGCGTACATATCTCAATGACAGCGTAAAACTACAATTTCTCTATCTCAGTGAAAATCCTTGGTTTTGCGACTGTACCGCGCAGCAATTGCTGTACACCATACGTACACATCGGACACGCATACCCGATGCCGACTCGTTACTCTGTTATAATCAAGAGAGTGTTACACTCCTAACAGCAAACCTGACAGAATTATGTCCAACTCCCgtta belongs to Bactrocera dorsalis isolate Fly_Bdor chromosome 1, ASM2337382v1, whole genome shotgun sequence and includes:
- the LOC125776707 gene encoding protein toll-like, with the protein product MGLNNTTVEPVSTWSPDCYWDEKTACSCVGNGDVNCTIPDGLNTISISFNSTSQELFVRCIGDTKTNINFLLERELQSILLKTRYLEVLDCINFTPEIYMNGNVREIVKNMNELFEVTLIYNADFAAKPKKDFLQFQDVSHLQLIVKSTADILSIPTDIFSKLDQLETLTLSLQGLRNQNLTLQNLTQTHFENVTTLRQLDLATNNMKISRNEIRELPENLFANQSNLLILDLSHNLLTHLPPHLFEQTLWLRQLKLGGNHLHDTTSLMENLKPLHYLIRLDLSQNKLQTILSTETSVNTTRSLLNHFQYRILSRYYTSTVGLNYLMNLQPENYKGANLNSIIINLSGNRLREFNLDWLVAANITCSFEINLEHNLIKNVFASQNLFNTTDDCTREIKMTGNPVACDCKYPWIYSENYHSLFNRLQCVQTSTKLKTDLAQMESNELCAWEPIMCPSKCNCYAQSEFLYINCKGAQHIEQLPRPEQVGLNSSVLDISGNNFIVLPLNTTFGYGNVSQLNASHNKITNISLTQLPPNLTVLDLRNNRLKSLSDEFLRTYLNDSVKLQFLYLSENPWFCDCTAQQLLYTIRTHRTRIPDADSLLCYNQESVTLLTANLTELCPTPVNVKYYEHVIVTVISVALTIIISLCIIAFFYKYKLELKVWLYNHNILRFWIHECELDRHKRFDAFISYAHQDADFVNHILLPQLEQCEPPFRVCTHERNWLPGAYIPEQIIESVEQSRRTIIVLSQHFIESDWARMEFRIAHQCSLNEGRTRIIIIKYGEISNSELLDRELKAYLDMNTYLNWQDIRFWDKLRYAMPHKTGIEKNSDMLEVNGRMYVMGQVEMDRLREENV